The Paenibacillus tianjinensis genome has a window encoding:
- a CDS encoding GNAT family N-acetyltransferase has protein sequence MSQSVIPIMLDIPESFETERLLIRAARWGDGAEMNEAIAESLNELKPWMIFAQSLQTPEETEQYARESRLKYLDRSNMHMNIYNKADGTFIGCSGLHHIDWDVRAFELGYWIRSSCAGKGYMTEAVNAITEFTIRELEANRIEIRCSGRNTKSAAVAERTGYTLDGILRCNTRGFDGELHDTKVYAKVRGAEF, from the coding sequence ATGTCTCAATCTGTAATTCCAATTATGCTGGATATTCCAGAGAGTTTTGAAACAGAGCGTCTGCTGATCCGGGCTGCGCGCTGGGGCGATGGAGCAGAGATGAATGAGGCGATCGCAGAGAGTCTGAATGAGCTGAAGCCGTGGATGATTTTTGCCCAAAGCCTGCAGACGCCCGAGGAAACCGAGCAATACGCACGGGAGTCGCGGCTCAAATATCTCGACCGGAGCAATATGCACATGAATATTTATAACAAGGCTGATGGAACCTTCATCGGCTGCAGCGGCCTCCACCATATAGACTGGGATGTCCGCGCTTTTGAGCTTGGATACTGGATCAGAAGCTCCTGCGCGGGAAAGGGGTATATGACGGAAGCGGTGAATGCGATCACAGAGTTTACTATCCGGGAGCTGGAGGCTAACCGGATTGAGATCCGGTGCAGCGGACGGAATACCAAAAGCGCAGCTGTGGCGGAGCGAACGGGGTATACACTGGACGGCATTTTGCGGTGTAACACACGCGGCTTTGACGGAGAGCTTCATGACACGAAAGTATATGCGAAGGTGCGCGGGGCGGAATTTTAA
- a CDS encoding ABC transporter ATP-binding protein, which produces MKKSAFSRLSTYMLRHKLIYTVLLLTTLISIVYDLTTAWYLSRITDAAVRLDVGAFSGLIAFGVVFLLVGLLNNYASAYFKTNVSAKIRNELRLEMMGHTLRLPQSYFDRNHSGDLLSRFTNDNQSVGEACGRVMIDLIRNPLLALAAFAYLLYINWLLALICFAMGPLLFLTGKVFGNAMRMNSVKLQESMSRTTSFLNDILGSSVVFKSFSIERRLLKQYKGHSEDINATEQKRGSIEGATGALASVLGNATFLLALIIAGWFVAKGKLEVGAMIAFIQLMNYLIMPFSSLPGLVASMQQSLGAAERIFEVIDEPAEVKVLPEPLAKQPDFERLVLSEVSFQYPDAGKASLSKISMELPQGSQVAVVGPSGGGKSTLFKLLLGFYTPDEGSIVINETDITALSLDHLRSYFAYVPQESGLYTGSIRDNIQNGRPGALEDEINEALRQANAYDFVMELPDGMDTDIGEHGSRLSGGQRQRLSIARAMLKNAPVLLLDEATAALDNESEKMVQQAIRKLMKDKTTIVIAHRLSTIQNADLILVMENGEIVERGSHNELLAAEGRYYDLYHSQLEQEDGASEAGITGVATVRTVTTAAQSFTAAVTGQ; this is translated from the coding sequence TTGAAGAAGAGTGCATTCTCCAGATTAAGTACATACATGCTCAGGCATAAGCTGATTTATACGGTACTGCTGCTGACCACTTTAATTAGTATCGTCTATGATCTTACAACAGCCTGGTATCTGTCTAGAATCACCGATGCGGCGGTACGCCTCGATGTGGGTGCGTTTTCGGGACTGATTGCGTTTGGCGTTGTCTTCTTGCTCGTAGGTTTGCTCAACAATTATGCGAGTGCCTATTTCAAAACGAACGTCTCGGCCAAAATCAGAAATGAGCTGCGTCTGGAGATGATGGGCCACACGCTCCGTCTGCCGCAGTCCTATTTCGACCGCAACCATTCCGGCGATTTGCTGTCCCGGTTCACGAATGACAACCAATCGGTGGGTGAAGCCTGCGGAAGGGTAATGATCGATCTCATCCGCAATCCGCTGCTCGCGTTGGCAGCTTTTGCTTACTTGCTGTATATTAACTGGCTGCTCGCTTTAATCTGTTTTGCGATGGGTCCGCTGCTTTTTCTTACGGGTAAAGTATTCGGCAATGCGATGCGCATGAATAGTGTGAAGCTGCAGGAAAGCATGAGCCGGACGACGTCTTTTTTGAATGATATCCTCGGGAGCAGTGTGGTGTTCAAGTCCTTTTCCATCGAACGCAGACTCCTGAAGCAGTATAAGGGACACAGTGAGGATATTAATGCGACAGAACAAAAGCGCGGTTCAATCGAAGGGGCTACAGGTGCGTTAGCGTCGGTGCTGGGTAATGCGACGTTCCTTCTGGCCCTGATTATTGCCGGATGGTTCGTAGCGAAGGGTAAGCTTGAGGTTGGGGCGATGATCGCATTTATTCAGCTGATGAACTATCTGATCATGCCGTTCTCGTCGCTTCCGGGCCTGGTAGCCTCCATGCAGCAGTCGCTGGGTGCGGCGGAGCGGATTTTTGAAGTCATCGATGAGCCTGCCGAGGTCAAAGTTCTGCCGGAGCCGCTGGCGAAGCAGCCTGACTTCGAACGTCTGGTGCTCTCGGAGGTTTCCTTTCAATATCCGGATGCCGGAAAAGCCAGCCTGAGCAAGATCAGCATGGAGCTGCCGCAAGGCTCGCAAGTGGCGGTGGTCGGACCGAGCGGAGGCGGGAAATCCACACTGTTCAAGCTGCTGCTCGGGTTCTATACGCCGGATGAAGGTTCGATTGTAATTAACGAAACGGACATAACAGCATTAAGTCTGGACCACCTGAGAAGTTATTTTGCCTATGTGCCGCAGGAATCGGGTTTGTACACCGGAAGTATCCGCGATAATATTCAAAACGGGAGACCGGGTGCGCTGGAGGATGAGATTAATGAGGCGCTGCGGCAGGCGAACGCCTATGACTTTGTAATGGAGCTGCCGGATGGCATGGATACAGATATCGGTGAGCATGGCTCCAGGCTGTCCGGGGGCCAGCGCCAGCGCCTGTCGATTGCCAGAGCGATGCTGAAAAATGCTCCGGTTCTGCTGCTGGATGAAGCCACAGCGGCGCTGGATAATGAATCAGAAAAAATGGTTCAGCAGGCCATCCGTAAGCTGATGAAGGATAAAACAACGATTGTTATCGCCCACCGCCTGTCGACCATTCAGAATGCTGATCTCATTCTGGTCATGGAGAACGGGGAGATTGTGGAACGCGGTAGCCACAACGAGCTGCTGGCAGCGGAAGGCCGGTATTATGATCTCTACCATTCGCAGCTGGAGCAGGAAGACGGCGCTTCGGAGGCTGGAATTACGGGAGTTGCTACTGTAAGAACGGTAACGACGGCAGCCCAATCGTTCACGGCTGCTGTAACCGGGCAATAA
- a CDS encoding Cof-type HAD-IIB family hydrolase, producing MYKLIAIDIDDTLINDDKEVTPATQTALEQAVAAGVVVTLATGRAYASAQAIARQTGLNVPIITYQGALVKNLMDEKVLYERYVPQDAVRKLFQYCVDHDLHLQTYIDDKLYAREENQKLIEYSQLNRTQYYIEPDWEGKLVPQKTPKMLIIDDPAFLDELSPILRELLGDSVHITKSKPHFLEIMHHEGTKGLALEFLAQHFGCELSETIAVGDSWNDHEMLEAAGLGVAMANAIPALKEIADFVTLSNNEDGVKYAIDKFILQTAE from the coding sequence ATGTACAAACTGATTGCAATCGATATTGATGACACCCTGATTAATGATGACAAGGAAGTTACCCCTGCCACCCAAACTGCGCTGGAGCAGGCTGTCGCTGCTGGCGTAGTTGTCACTCTCGCAACCGGCCGCGCCTATGCCTCTGCCCAGGCCATTGCCCGCCAGACCGGATTGAACGTGCCGATCATCACTTACCAGGGTGCACTGGTGAAGAATCTGATGGACGAAAAAGTGCTCTACGAACGTTACGTGCCGCAGGATGCCGTGCGCAAGCTGTTCCAGTACTGCGTGGATCATGACCTGCACTTGCAGACCTATATTGACGACAAGCTGTATGCGCGCGAAGAAAACCAGAAGCTGATCGAATACTCCCAGCTGAACAGAACCCAGTATTACATCGAGCCGGATTGGGAAGGTAAGCTCGTTCCGCAAAAAACACCAAAAATGCTCATCATCGATGATCCGGCGTTCCTGGATGAACTGTCACCGATTCTCCGTGAGCTGCTGGGCGATTCGGTCCACATCACCAAATCAAAGCCTCACTTCCTGGAGATCATGCACCATGAAGGCACCAAGGGTCTTGCGCTTGAGTTCCTGGCTCAGCACTTCGGCTGCGAGCTGTCCGAAACGATCGCCGTCGGCGACTCCTGGAACGATCATGAGATGCTGGAAGCGGCCGGCCTCGGTGTCGCCATGGCTAATGCCATTCCAGCACTGAAGGAAATTGCCGATTTCGTAACCCTCAGCAACAACGAAGACGGCGTAAAATATGCCATCGATAAATTCATTCTGCAAACAGCCGAATAA
- a CDS encoding DMT family transporter gives MNRSRIADLSLLLVAMMWGCTFLIVQHAVRVLPPLAFNSIRFTGAALLLALITAIFYRHEWRMLSWRMVGHSLLLGLFLFMGYGFQTMGLLYTTTSNTGFITGLSVVIVPFLSLALLKHSISRYTWFSAGLAVAGLYLLTFTGSALSLNKGDTLILLCAIAFALQVAYTGVYAPRYPALPLATLQLAFVGLLSTFASLIVDGTAPLAHSAELVMKPDVLWALLISIGPTSAFAFWIQTACQKYTTPSRVAIIYAMEPVFAAFTGLVFGGETLGLSAGLGCLCILAAMLMAELSPEPAPTIQDHDESAPLASSDR, from the coding sequence GTGAACCGCTCCCGAATAGCCGATCTCAGTCTGCTCCTGGTGGCAATGATGTGGGGATGCACATTTCTGATTGTCCAGCATGCCGTCAGAGTGCTGCCGCCGCTTGCCTTCAACAGTATCCGGTTCACGGGTGCCGCCCTGCTGCTGGCCCTGATCACGGCTATTTTTTACCGCCATGAATGGAGAATGCTAAGCTGGCGCATGGTGGGACACTCCCTGCTGCTGGGCCTTTTTCTGTTTATGGGCTACGGATTCCAGACGATGGGCCTGCTGTACACAACCACTTCCAACACCGGGTTCATCACCGGCCTCTCGGTAGTGATCGTACCCTTCCTGTCCCTGGCGCTGCTGAAGCATTCCATCTCCCGGTATACCTGGTTCAGTGCGGGACTTGCAGTGGCAGGATTATATCTGCTCACCTTCACCGGCTCTGCGCTCTCGCTCAATAAAGGTGACACTCTGATCCTGCTCTGTGCCATCGCCTTTGCCCTGCAGGTCGCATATACCGGTGTATATGCACCGCGTTATCCGGCCCTGCCGCTGGCAACGCTGCAGTTAGCTTTTGTCGGCCTGCTCAGTACGTTTGCCTCACTGATAGTTGACGGAACCGCACCCCTGGCGCACAGTGCAGAGCTGGTCATGAAGCCTGATGTGCTGTGGGCGCTGCTGATTTCGATCGGGCCGACCAGCGCCTTTGCCTTCTGGATTCAGACGGCCTGCCAGAAGTACACCACACCGTCCCGGGTAGCTATCATTTATGCGATGGAGCCGGTGTTCGCCGCTTTCACAGGGCTTGTCTTCGGTGGTGAGACGCTGGGCTTATCCGCTGGACTGGGCTGCCTTTGCATCCTTGCAGCGATGCTCATGGCGGAGCTCAGCCCCGAGCCTGCCCCGACCATCCAGGATCATGATGAATCCGCTCCTTTGGCTTCATCAGACCGGTGA
- a CDS encoding metal-dependent hydrolase, with amino-acid sequence MMGKSHLVISTGVTLSVMNLLGYEITIPAVAVAAVSALLPDIDEPNSLLVRKAVPESLLRLLQVTLIGAAVYLYFAGIAAPPWNIALALLVGSVSFLPGRRLRHLFMLLIALALFAFADDYDPWNYIAACLLVVSSVVPHRGITHTLYAAAGWGALLYFASLGMNDGGSLWIAGGMSYLLHLLADSLTQRGITPLPPLPFKLRLKLMSTGTKKGSKVEHLCMVLTLALAVYVFVLTP; translated from the coding sequence ATGATGGGCAAATCCCATTTAGTAATCAGCACCGGGGTTACGCTCTCTGTGATGAATCTGCTCGGTTATGAAATCACGATTCCGGCGGTTGCCGTGGCGGCGGTCAGCGCTTTGCTGCCCGATATTGATGAGCCAAACTCGCTGCTGGTCCGCAAGGCTGTCCCTGAATCACTGCTGCGGCTTCTGCAGGTGACCTTGATTGGGGCAGCGGTTTATCTTTATTTTGCCGGGATCGCCGCTCCGCCGTGGAATATCGCCCTGGCTCTGCTGGTCGGCAGTGTGTCGTTTCTGCCGGGCCGCAGGCTGCGGCATCTGTTCATGCTGCTGATCGCCCTGGCGCTGTTCGCGTTCGCAGACGATTACGATCCCTGGAATTACATCGCTGCCTGCCTGCTGGTCGTATCCTCGGTGGTCCCGCACCGGGGAATCACGCATACGCTGTACGCGGCTGCCGGCTGGGGAGCGCTGCTCTACTTCGCCTCCCTCGGCATGAATGACGGCGGCAGCCTGTGGATCGCCGGAGGCATGTCGTACCTGCTTCATCTGCTGGCCGACTCGCTGACCCAGCGCGGGATTACCCCGCTGCCGCCGCTGCCCTTCAAGCTGCGGCTGAAGCTGATGAGCACCGGTACGAAGAAGGGCAGTAAGGTGGAGCATCTGTGCATGGTGCTCACATTGGCCCTGGCCGTTTATGTGTTTGTGCTTACCCCATGA
- a CDS encoding ABC transporter ATP-binding protein — protein sequence MELGVFLSVEGLCKSYGQLPAVDNVSFSVRKGEVFGLLGPNGAGKTTTIRMLCGLLKVDSGRIAVNGISMSSGYERIKAMIGLCPQEIVVWELLTCLEQLKFAGMSYGLTSRAAGNKAESLLQSLGLWEKRNKLAKTLSGGMQRRLNIALALVHDPQLIILDEPQAGLDPQSRILVRDFIRQLAEEKTVILTTHDMDEADRLSDRVAIIDHGKVLLTETPEKLKEKSGAGELLQIRVKGVSADAARQVLKSMPYECTERKYTDGLFLLGGSGVLELIPKVSQRLKAFNIPIEDMTVRKRTLEDAFIALTGRGLRE from the coding sequence ATGGAGCTTGGGGTATTTCTGTCTGTAGAGGGATTATGCAAAAGCTATGGTCAACTGCCCGCAGTAGACAATGTAAGCTTTTCGGTACGCAAGGGAGAGGTATTCGGGCTGCTCGGACCCAATGGTGCCGGTAAAACCACGACCATAAGAATGTTATGCGGTCTCTTAAAAGTTGATTCAGGCCGGATTGCCGTGAACGGCATCTCCATGTCTTCCGGCTATGAGCGGATTAAAGCGATGATAGGGCTGTGTCCGCAGGAAATTGTGGTATGGGAGCTGCTGACCTGCCTTGAACAATTGAAATTTGCCGGAATGTCCTATGGCCTAACCTCCAGAGCAGCCGGTAATAAGGCCGAAAGCCTGCTCCAATCGCTTGGACTGTGGGAGAAAAGGAATAAGCTGGCCAAGACGCTGTCCGGCGGTATGCAAAGAAGACTTAATATCGCGCTGGCACTTGTCCATGACCCGCAGCTGATCATATTGGATGAACCGCAGGCCGGGCTTGACCCCCAGAGCAGGATTCTTGTGCGTGATTTCATCCGGCAGCTGGCAGAGGAAAAGACGGTTATCCTGACTACGCATGACATGGATGAAGCGGACAGACTTTCAGACAGAGTGGCCATCATAGACCACGGGAAGGTGCTGCTGACAGAAACTCCAGAAAAGCTCAAGGAGAAGTCCGGAGCGGGGGAGCTTTTGCAGATACGGGTAAAAGGGGTAAGCGCCGATGCAGCCCGTCAAGTTCTGAAGTCGATGCCCTATGAATGTACCGAGAGAAAGTATACAGATGGACTTTTTCTGCTTGGAGGAAGCGGTGTGCTGGAGCTTATCCCGAAGGTGAGCCAGAGATTAAAAGCTTTTAACATACCTATAGAAGATATGACGGTTCGAAAACGGACGCTTGAGGATGCCTTTATTGCTCTGACCGGAAGGGGGCTGCGGGAATGA
- a CDS encoding ABC transporter permease encodes MKLAASVSKSFKENLRDWKILTMVLLFSPFFLVLMNLFYGGTPAAYHLGILNLDSGRASIELIHSLKMMEGQDNSRIFKISGFDNEDQLKAQVKEKAMDIGIVIPEDYSGKLAGKATGNNLAPAQVSFYGSMGNMRYSVAAVFAADGVYKQGMDIAKITLPANINETFLEKKQSLNEFEGYVPGLISLAVLMVLFTASASIVKENDKRTLIRLKLSRLGAFNFLGGICITQATIAAGAIILSYGTALGLGYRPAPDGGLGAFLVIGILSSLSMVAISLVVASFLNTMFDVLTIGCFPFFILMFFSGSMFPLPKLNVVTVRGHSFGITDLLPLTHTANAFNNILNYGAGLSEVWFDFIMIAILTVIYFGLGLILYQKRKLSRA; translated from the coding sequence ATGAAGCTGGCGGCTTCGGTTAGCAAATCCTTTAAGGAGAACCTAAGAGACTGGAAGATTCTTACGATGGTTCTGCTGTTCTCTCCGTTCTTTTTAGTACTGATGAATCTTTTTTACGGGGGAACGCCTGCTGCCTATCATTTAGGTATTCTGAATCTGGATTCAGGACGTGCATCGATTGAATTAATCCATAGCCTCAAGATGATGGAGGGGCAGGACAACTCGCGGATCTTTAAAATAAGCGGTTTCGATAATGAGGATCAGTTGAAGGCACAGGTAAAAGAAAAGGCCATGGATATAGGCATCGTTATACCCGAAGACTATTCCGGCAAGTTAGCCGGCAAGGCTACAGGGAACAACCTGGCTCCTGCTCAGGTTAGCTTTTATGGAAGCATGGGGAATATGCGATATTCGGTTGCAGCGGTTTTCGCGGCAGACGGTGTATACAAGCAAGGCATGGATATCGCAAAAATAACGCTGCCGGCAAACATAAATGAAACTTTTCTGGAGAAAAAACAGTCTTTGAATGAATTTGAAGGATATGTTCCGGGTTTAATTTCTTTGGCTGTGCTAATGGTTCTTTTTACGGCATCCGCTTCCATTGTGAAGGAAAATGATAAAAGGACACTCATCAGATTGAAGCTTAGCCGTCTTGGCGCGTTCAATTTCCTTGGCGGCATATGTATTACACAAGCCACTATAGCAGCAGGAGCCATTATTCTGTCCTATGGGACAGCACTTGGGTTAGGTTACAGGCCGGCACCGGACGGAGGCTTAGGCGCATTCCTTGTCATTGGGATCCTGTCGAGCCTCTCGATGGTAGCCATAAGCTTAGTGGTAGCAAGCTTCCTGAATACGATGTTTGATGTGTTAACGATTGGCTGTTTTCCGTTCTTTATCTTAATGTTTTTCTCGGGCAGCATGTTCCCTTTACCGAAGCTGAATGTAGTTACAGTACGCGGGCATTCCTTTGGGATAACAGATCTGCTGCCGCTTACGCATACTGCAAATGCTTTTAATAACATTCTGAACTATGGAGCAGGCTTAAGTGAGGTCTGGTTTGATTTCATTATGATTGCTATACTCACCGTTATATATTTCGGATTAGGATTGATACTCTACCAGAAGCGCAAGCTTTCCAGAGCGTAG
- a CDS encoding lipoate--protein ligase, producing the protein MLFIDNTGITDASINLAIEEFALKNLPMDDSYLLFYINSPSIIIGKHQNTIEEINQEYVKDNNIQVVRRLSGGGAVYHDLGNLNFSFITKDDGQSFHNFLKFTQPVIDYLQSMGVNAELSGRNDLQVGERKISGNAQFSTRGRMFSHGTLMFDLNLDDVQASLNVNPEKFKSKSTKSVRSRVANIKELLGTDMTIEQFRDGLLRSIFGMEPSEVPQYKLTTDDWVRIGEISKEHYQNWDWNYGLSPKSNVKHTRKFPAGLVDIRMDIEDSYIKDIKIYGDFFGVGDVVDVENALRGKRYENAEVREALSGLDLTHYFGRIEPEDFIGLIFLEE; encoded by the coding sequence ATGCTTTTTATTGATAACACAGGAATCACAGACGCATCGATTAATCTGGCGATTGAGGAATTTGCGCTTAAGAATCTGCCGATGGACGACAGCTACCTGCTCTTTTATATCAACAGCCCGTCCATTATCATCGGCAAACACCAGAATACAATCGAAGAGATTAACCAGGAGTATGTAAAAGACAACAACATTCAGGTCGTGCGCCGGTTGTCCGGCGGCGGGGCTGTCTATCATGATCTTGGCAATCTCAACTTTAGCTTCATTACCAAAGACGACGGCCAGTCGTTCCATAACTTCCTGAAATTCACCCAGCCGGTCATCGACTATCTGCAGTCCATGGGTGTCAATGCCGAGCTGAGCGGCCGCAACGACCTCCAGGTCGGTGAGCGCAAAATCTCCGGTAACGCCCAGTTCTCCACACGCGGACGCATGTTCAGCCACGGGACATTGATGTTTGACCTCAACCTCGATGATGTGCAGGCTTCCCTGAACGTCAATCCGGAGAAATTCAAATCCAAGAGCACTAAATCTGTGCGCAGCCGCGTAGCCAACATCAAAGAGCTGCTTGGTACTGACATGACCATCGAGCAATTCCGCGACGGGCTGCTGCGTTCCATCTTCGGCATGGAGCCTTCTGAGGTTCCGCAGTACAAGCTGACCACGGATGACTGGGTGCGGATAGGCGAAATCTCCAAGGAGCACTACCAGAACTGGGACTGGAACTACGGCCTGTCGCCGAAGAGCAATGTGAAGCACACCCGCAAATTCCCGGCAGGGCTCGTCGATATCCGCATGGATATTGAAGATTCCTACATTAAAGATATCAAAATCTACGGTGACTTCTTCGGCGTCGGCGATGTGGTTGACGTGGAGAACGCACTGCGCGGCAAACGTTATGAGAATGCAGAGGTCAGAGAGGCACTGTCCGGGCTGGACCTGACGCATTATTTCGGGCGGATTGAGCCGGAGGACTTTATCGGGCTTATTTTCCTGGAAGAGTAG
- the cobD gene encoding threonine-phosphate decarboxylase CobD, protein MLEKYGHGGDLLTAAELYGAGNGAFLDFSANINPLGPPPGVLELLRDAAAAITAYPDPGHRRLKALLAGELGVGADWITVGNGAAESMALLLLAVAPRRVGIVEPCFSEYRQLSEQFGAEVLSVQGTRGQEYRAEVEQITGLLEQVDLLFLGQPNNPNGVQYALEDVRLLARKAEACRTILAVDEAFIDFIPEERRQSLLPELGSYRHTVLIRSMTKFYAIPGLRLGFTIAAPELAAAMTGKQVTWSVNGLALLAGEACLRSGRGYEERTRGLIAAERELLREGLLRLGCAVPPGEANFLLLELPAAWSAAAMQEQLGRRGILVRSCAMYPGLASGHLRVAVKGHEDNARLLREMGEIL, encoded by the coding sequence ATGCTTGAAAAATATGGCCACGGCGGCGATCTGCTGACGGCCGCGGAACTCTATGGTGCGGGGAACGGCGCTTTTCTGGATTTCAGCGCCAATATCAATCCGCTCGGTCCGCCGCCCGGCGTGCTGGAGCTGCTGCGGGATGCGGCGGCTGCTATTACAGCGTATCCCGATCCCGGGCACCGCAGATTAAAGGCTCTGCTGGCCGGGGAGCTTGGGGTCGGCGCTGATTGGATCACTGTGGGCAACGGGGCTGCGGAATCGATGGCGCTGCTGCTGCTGGCCGTGGCCCCTCGCCGGGTGGGTATCGTAGAGCCCTGCTTCTCCGAATACCGGCAGCTGTCCGAACAGTTCGGAGCAGAGGTGCTCTCCGTCCAGGGGACGAGGGGGCAGGAGTACCGGGCGGAAGTGGAGCAGATCACCGGGCTGCTGGAGCAGGTCGATCTGCTCTTCCTCGGGCAGCCGAACAATCCGAACGGCGTCCAGTACGCTCTTGAGGATGTGCGGCTGTTGGCCCGCAAGGCGGAAGCCTGCCGCACAATCCTTGCCGTGGATGAAGCGTTCATCGACTTCATCCCGGAGGAGCGGCGGCAATCCCTGCTGCCGGAGCTGGGGTCTTACCGGCATACGGTGCTAATCCGCTCGATGACGAAGTTCTATGCCATTCCGGGGCTGCGGCTGGGCTTCACAATCGCAGCCCCGGAGCTTGCCGCAGCCATGACCGGCAAGCAGGTGACCTGGAGCGTGAACGGCCTGGCGCTGCTGGCCGGGGAAGCCTGCCTGCGCAGCGGGCGCGGCTACGAAGAGCGCACGCGCGGGCTGATCGCAGCGGAGCGGGAGCTGCTGCGGGAGGGGCTGCTGCGCCTCGGCTGCGCTGTGCCGCCGGGCGAGGCGAACTTCCTGCTCCTGGAATTGCCCGCAGCGTGGAGCGCTGCGGCTATGCAGGAGCAGCTTGGCCGCAGGGGCATCCTGGTGCGCAGCTGCGCCATGTACCCTGGCCTTGCAAGCGGACATCTCCGCGTTGCGGTTAAGGGCCATGAGGACAATGCCCGGCTGCTGCGGGAGATGGGAGAGATCCTGTAG
- a CDS encoding adenosylcobinamide amidohydrolase, which translates to MTEVKIPFELAGGVRAYHSKVWPGLVLEWKQEHLLLEFPAEADCISSAVYGGGMGRLKRAVNQYVSRDYECSNPVRDMENKLAEWGYPAEGCAGLMTAVPLEHAAVAEEDTGSAGIFCCVTAAAGNAARAGVERSVLKAYRLGTINIMLGIDGLLTPAAMVNAVMTAAEAKAAALADLGITDPENGLIATGTTTDAVVLAVSGSRRYGAEHVYAGTATELGGAVGRLVYAAVTASLQSVKAVQEQARKNGE; encoded by the coding sequence ATGACGGAAGTGAAGATTCCTTTTGAGCTTGCCGGAGGGGTAAGGGCGTATCACTCAAAGGTCTGGCCGGGGCTGGTTCTGGAATGGAAGCAGGAGCATCTGCTGCTGGAATTCCCGGCTGAGGCGGACTGTATATCGAGTGCGGTGTATGGCGGGGGAATGGGCCGGCTGAAGCGGGCCGTGAACCAGTACGTCAGCCGTGATTATGAGTGCAGCAATCCTGTGCGCGATATGGAGAACAAGCTGGCGGAATGGGGATACCCGGCGGAGGGCTGTGCCGGGCTGATGACAGCAGTACCGCTTGAGCATGCGGCTGTAGCCGAAGAAGATACAGGGTCGGCAGGTATTTTCTGCTGCGTCACTGCAGCCGCAGGCAACGCGGCCCGGGCCGGGGTGGAGCGGAGCGTGCTGAAGGCTTACCGCCTGGGCACGATCAATATTATGCTCGGCATTGACGGCCTGCTGACACCGGCAGCGATGGTTAATGCCGTGATGACGGCAGCGGAAGCCAAAGCTGCCGCCCTGGCCGATCTCGGGATCACCGATCCTGAGAATGGCCTGATCGCTACAGGTACGACGACCGATGCGGTCGTGCTTGCGGTCAGCGGGAGCCGCCGCTACGGGGCAGAGCATGTCTATGCCGGCACAGCCACTGAACTTGGCGGCGCTGTCGGCAGGCTGGTCTATGCCGCTGTGACAGCCAGTCTCCAGTCGGTGAAGGCTGTGCAGGAGCAGGCAAGGAAGAACGGCGAATGA